A section of the Archocentrus centrarchus isolate MPI-CPG fArcCen1 chromosome 20, fArcCen1, whole genome shotgun sequence genome encodes:
- the LOC115799502 gene encoding mannose-specific lectin-like: MSTNCLSKNNHLLKGDFLVSNNKQYKAIFQDDGNFVIYAWRPVWASDTCGSDAFRLIMQEDCNLVMYNKCGTPRWHTNSVRPSCNVCRLHLTDDGKLVVYRESEEIWNSAVSKGMK, from the exons ATGAGCACAAACTGCTTGTCCAAAAATAATCATCTCCTCAAAGGAGACTTCCTGGTGTCCAACAACAAGCAGTATAAGGCTATTTTTCAG GATGACGGTAACTTTGTCATCTACGCCTGGAGGCCTGTGTGGGCTTCAGACACTTGCGGATCAGACGCTTTCCGCCTGATCATGCAGGAAGACTGCAACCTAGTCATGTACAACAAGTGTGGCACACCTAGGTGGCACACAAACTCCGTCAGACCCAGCTGCAACGTATGCCGTCTTCATCTGACCGATGACGGCAAACTGGTGGTGTATAGAGAGTCTGAAGAAATCTGGAACTCTGCAGTGTCCAAAGGCATGAAGTGA